The following are from one region of the Strix aluco isolate bStrAlu1 chromosome 30, bStrAlu1.hap1, whole genome shotgun sequence genome:
- the NES gene encoding LOW QUALITY PROTEIN: nestin (The sequence of the model RefSeq protein was modified relative to this genomic sequence to represent the inferred CDS: inserted 1 base in 1 codon; deleted 3 bases in 2 codons): MLSTESFAGARALGEESLQMWDLNKRLEAYLARVKFLEEENEVLRAEIQSAKGSPAGDSWRAKYEEELRALRDALDHAFREKCTAELARDNLYEEVQQVKSRCQKEQAAREEAKKQLNLSRKELEEERRAQIWLKERAVQLEKEVEALLEVHEEEKAGLDQEIASFSQSLESFRCAPVAFQPVEVEDYSKRLSEIWKGAVETYKTEVSQLEGSLCQAKENLWKAVEDNQQSQLQLQHLEKDLAGLKVRKEMLEESLARQWQEQRGEAEKFQLAMEALEQEKQSLRVQIAQVLEDRQQLMHLKMSLSLEVATYRTLLEAESTRLQMPAGEYKLANGLRDLKLEVSSSSKLAPASTEARRLLPRDHRTSPSIFPRVEGWGQPTKAQSDALTPKNQSSSTRELQKISSVLHATAVQAVGMARETGAPSCPTLSPPQPGKAAPPLSPEPPSPVPPAPGSPGGEGPAWPGGARGEMSQGKEHPPPGAAAETHDDGVEPPGTAPARGLQYPAQLVSEALEDALKEMKDDAQPKEEPTLSAAWAPRDACAPSPLPPIEVCGGAVAEGVGEGQDLSKGAGDGEVPEEEESAEEAELQALGAESSALRDGAASPPASHPCGTAASPSAAVRREEMGAWQEEMPAVLSPRESEGVDQEEDISGPGQTGTSWEEPEQGEDEVEAPSTEASHPSEDEEEGEPHSPCEEGSDFQGEGMEVREGESPQREVAAAHAVLVGSHPVLPTESHLEEDLVDGEQEEFEHREMPVCEMDLAAEEEREQETCPGEETCPEQEPSSIHEAIPAEEASEEDAVGEEDPGRAKDGEGEKGEAGGEVLGAEDPGAGEAAGPETPGQESGAPEEPGDLQENGFVEEELEQEELEPELGEEPWGRGDDGNGQKSHPEGWEVTTEGAEGSLGTEEPSWADDALTSAGGLENEERDGTSPAELDETQEDDEEDAESQGMSQQQPPPDAEPALELARDEQDGTAGQPAPAPADVPRQGDSQELAEALEEPWEVQDEDADDELGSEPGQAESSSSSPAALEQAPGDGAERSEEEEEEEEDAGRSGELELAPGVGRRVELEDTLPDSTPLHLYEGEMLAVVAPSQNLSETEETTETAPASEIAPEDEGWLEGRDKPPTPTVPESREEEAGMEGAPVAEGVEEEEGYFMVSAPNQEVSSSEEAEISEDFEEIKVEAIEASKDDLEAPGEPSPVPEDEGHFEAFVGEADEDVKMPMEEPEMPKDEDEDDAGGFTAELEEGLAAPEADPGSPGAVGLFAGGADEPAPGATSSREAPGHSEGLATEPVEELDDTVEPESDTGTAETLPGSNGLVGQEEEEEEEEEDEPGTAHHDAAEPIPPAGIQTRVMPVSPLPDRAEQTADEQPFVEEEAPDGDIPPPAGDEEPPKAEPPTPGSAPEQGGFPELIEEGPGAADLSAEVPVDVMKDSDILEIVEQALEFNQELVMGVRAAEGGQRDPGRTXLPHDTGEDSSPASSSEEEPTVQEAPADAAPGTEGPVRAENGLHREASLEDLAEFTEEVPNGIADVPPAQEIPAETSDPSAVPPPQPPAPRDADAAKLADASPRGKHGGADASPVPSALGDDVLCLAPDQPPACRLRAEQEPWSSGDE; this comes from the exons ATGCTGAGCACGGAAAGTTTCGCAGGGGCGAGAGCCCTGGGCGAGGAGTCGCTGCAGATGTGGGACCTCAACAAGCGGCTGGAAGCGTACCTGGCCCGCGTGAAGTTCCTGGAGGAGGAGAATGAGGTGCTGCGAGCTGAAATCCAGAGTGCCAAGGGCAGCCCCGCCGGGGACTCGTGGCGGGCAAAGTACGAGGAGGAGCTGCGAGCCCTGAGGGATGCGCTGGATCATGCCTTCAGGGAGAAGTGCACGGCCGAGCTGGCCAGGGACAACCTCTACGAGGAGGTCCAGCAGGTGAAAAGCAGGTGCCAGAAGGAGCAAGCAGCCCGAGAAGAAGCCAAGAAGCAGCTGAACTTGagcaggaaggagctggaggaggagaggagagcacaGATCTGGCTGAAGGAGAGAGCcgtgcagctggagaaggaggtAGAAGCCTTGCTGGAGGTGCACGAGGAGGAAAAAGCGGGGCTGGACCAGGAGATCGCGAGCTTCTCGCAGAGCCTGGAGAGCTTCCGCTGCGCACCGGTGGCTTTCCAGCCGGTGGAGGTGGAGGACTACTCCAAGAGGCTGTCGGAGATCTGGAAAGGGGCAGTGGAGACCTACAAGACGGAGGTGTCGCAGCTGGAGGGGTCCCTCTGCCAGGCCAAGGAGAACCTCTGGAAGGCGGTGGAGGACAATCAGCAGAGCCaactgcagctgcagcacctggagaAGGACCTGGCGGGGCTCAAAGTGCGGAAGGAGATGCTGGAGGAGAGCCTGGCCCGGCAGTGGCAGGAGCAGCGCGGGGAGGCGGAGAAGTTCCAG CTGGCGATGGAGGCcctggagcaggagaagcagaGCCTGCGGGTGCAGATCGCCCAGGTGCTGGAGGACAGGCAGCAGCTCATGCACCTCAAGATGTCCCTCAGCCTGGAAGTGGCGACCTACAG GACACTGCTGGAAGCAGAGAGCACCCGCTTACAAATGCCAGCCGGGGAATACAAGCTGGCCAACGGTTTACGAG ATCTCAAGCTggaggtgagcagcagcagcaagctggcACCGGCGAGCACCGAGGCCAGGCGGCTGCTGCCCCGGGACCACCGCACCAGCCCCTCCATCTTCCCcagggtggaggggtgggggcaGCCAACAAAAGCCCAAAGCGATGCCCTGACACCCAAAAACCAGAGCTCCAGCACCAGGGAGCTCCAGAAAATCAGCTCAGTCCTCCACGCCACGGCAGTGCAGGCTGTCGGCATGGCCAGGGAGACGGGTGCCCCCAGTTGCCCAACGCTGAGCCCCCCACAGCCCGGAAAAgctgcccctcctctctccccagagccccccagccctgtgccGCCGGCACCAGGGAGCCCTGGGGGAGAGGGTCCTGCCTGGCCAGGGGGAGCCAGGGGGGAGATGAGCCAAGGGAAGGAGCATCCTCCACCCGGAGCCGCAGCGGAGACCCACGATGACGGTGTGGAGCCCCCCGGAACGGCGCCCGCCCGCGGCCTGCAGTACCCAGCCCAGCTGGTCAGCGAGGCTCTGGAGGATGCTCTCAAGGAAATGAAAGACGATGCTCAGCCCAAAGAAGAGCCCACGCTCAGCGCCGCGTGGGCCCCCCGGGACGCCTGTgcccccagcccccttcccccCATAGAGGTTTGCGGAGGAGCTGTTGCAGAGGGGGTCGGGGAAGGGCAAGACCTCTCCAAAGGTGCTGGGGATGGCGAAGTCCCCGAAGAGGAGGAGAGCGCTGAGGAAGCTGAGCTCCAGGCGCTGGGTGCGGAGAGCAGCGCCCTGCGGGACGGAGCTGCATCCCCACCAGCATCGCACCCCTGCGGCACGGCTGCTTCCCCGAGCGCCGCGGTGAGACGGGAAGAGATGGGAGCGTGGCAGGAGGAGATGCCCGCTGTGCTGAGCCCACGGGAATCAGAAGGGGTGGACCAGGAAGAGGACATCAGTGGCCCTGGCCAGACGGGGACTAGCTGGGAAGAGCCAGAGCAAGGGGAGGATGAGGTGGAGGCCCCAAGCACGGAGGCATCCCACCCCtcggaggatgaggaggaggggGAACCCCACAGCCCCTGCGAGGAGGGCAGTGATTTCCAGGGTGAAGGAATGGAGGTGCGAGAAGGGGAGTCCCCGCAAAGGGAGGTCGCAGCTGCTCATGCTGTCCTCGTGGGAAGCCACCCGGTTTTGCCCACGGAAAGTCACTTGGAAGAGGACCTTGTTGATGGAGAGCAGGAAGAGTTTGAGCATCGGGAAATGCCTGTGTGTGAGATGGAtctggctgcagaggaggaaagggagcagGAGACGTGCCCAGGGGAGGAGACGTGTCCAGAGCAGGAGCCCTCAAGCATCCATGAGGCCATCCCAGCAGAAGAGGCTTCTGAAGAAGATGCCGTTGGAGAGGAGGACCCAGGCAGAGCAAAAGATGgtgagggagaaaagggagaggccggtggggaggtgctgggagcagaaGACCCCGGGGCAGGAGAGGCTGCGGGACCTGAAACCCCGGGGCAGGAGAGCGGAGCCCCGGAGGAGCCTGGGGACCTGCAGGAAAATGGCTTtgtggaggaggagctggagcaggaggagctggagccagagctgggagaggagccctggggcaggggggatgATGGCAACGGGCAAAAGTCCCATCCGGAGGGCTGGGAGGTGACAACGGAGGGTGCAGAGGGGAGTCTGGGGACGGAAGAGCCGTCTTGGGCAGATGATGCCCTGACAAGCGCAGGAGGGCTGGAAAACGAGGAGAGAGATGGCACATCACCAGCAGAGCTGGATGAAACCCAGGAGGATGATGAAGAAGATGCTGAGAGCCAGGGGAtgagccagcagcagccaccGCCAGACGCTGAGCCGGCCCTGGAGCTGGCAAGGGATGAGCAGGACGGCACCGCGGGGCAGCCTGCCCCGGCACCCGCAGATGTCCCCAGGCAGGGGGACAGCCAGGAGCTGGCCGAGGCTCTGGAGGAGCCGTGGGAGGTGCAGGATGAGGATGCTGATGATGAGCTCGGCTCAGAGCCGGGACAGGcggagagcagcagctccagccccgcGGCACTCGAGCAGGCACCAGGTGATGGTGCGGAGAgaagcgaggaagaggaggaggaggaggaggatgccggGCGATCAGGAGAGCTGGAGCTGGCACCgggggtgggcaggagggtgGAGCTGGAGGACACGCTCCCGGACAGCACGCCCTTGCACCTCTATGAAGGGGAGATGCTGGCTGTGGTTGCACCGAGCCAAAACCTTTCGGAGACTGAGGAGACCACAGAGACAGCCCCTGCATCCGAAATAGCTCCAGAGGATGAAGGATGGTTGGAAGGGAGGGACAAGCCACCAACTCCCACCGTGCCAGAGAGCCGCGAAGAGGAAGCAGGGATGGAAGGAGCCCCTGTGGCAGAGGGTGTCGAGGAGGAGGAAGGTTATTTCATGGTCTCTGCTCCCAACCAAGAGGTGTCCAGCTCAGAGGAAGCTGAAATCTCCGAGGATTTTGAAGAAATTAAAGTTGAAGCAATCGAAGCCAGCAAAGATGATCTGGAAGCTCCTGGAGAACCATCTCCAGTGCCAGAGGACGAAGGGCACTTTGAGGCGTTTGTTGGTGAAGCAGATGAAGACGTGAAGATGCCCATGGAAGAACCTGAGATGCCaaaggatgaggatgaggatgatgcTGGGGGTTTTACTGCTGAGCTGGAGGAAGGTCTGGCTGCACCCGAGGCAGATCCCGGCTCCCCCGGGGCCGTGGGGCTGTTCGCAGGAGGTGCTGATGAGCCAGCCCCGGGTGCCACCAGCTCACGTGAGGCACCAGGGCACTCAGAGGGTTTGGCCACCGAACCGGTCGAGGAGCTCGATGACACGGTAGAGCCGGAGAGTGACACCGGCACAGCCGAAACGCTCCCAGGCTCCAAC gggctggtggggcaggaggaggaggaggaggaagaggaggaggatgagccTGGCACGGCTCACCACGACGCAGCCGAGCCCATCCCTCCGGCCGGGATCCAGACCCGGGTGATGCCGGTTTCTCCGCTGCCTGACCGAGCGGAGCAGACAGCGGATGAGCAGCCGTTTGTGGAGGAGGAAGCACCAGACGGTGACATCCCTCCCCCGGCTGGGGACGAGGAGCCCCCCAAGGCCGAGCCTCCGACGCCGGGCTCTGCGCCGGAGCAGGGAGGTTTTCCAGAGCTGATTGAAGAAGGCCCAGGCGCTGCTGATCTCTCTGCCGAGGTGCCGGTGGACGTCATGAAAGACTCGGATATTTTGGAAATAGTCGAGCAAGCCCTGGAGTTCAACCAGGAGCTGGTGATGGGGGTGAGGGCGGCCGAGGGTGGGCAACGGGATCCTGGCAGGA AGCTCCCCCACGATACCGGGGAAGACTCCTCGCCCGCCTCGTCCAGCGAGGAGGAGCCGACGGTGCAGGAGGCACCGGCCGACGCG GCACCGGGGACGGAGGGTCCGGTTCGGGCTGAGAACGGGCTGCACCGGGAGGCCAGCCTGGAGGACCTGGCCGAATTCACCGAGGAGGTGCCGAACGGCATCGCCGACGTGCCGCCGGCACAGGAGATCCCCGCGGAGACCTCAGACCCCAGCGCGgtgccgccgccgcagccccccgctccccgagACGCCGACGCCGCCAAGCTGGCCGACGCCAGCCCGCGTGGCAAACACGGCGGGGCCGACGCCAGCCCCGTACCATCCGCTTTGGGCGACGACGTCTTGTGCCTCGCGCCCGACCAGCCGCCGGCGTGTCGGCTGAGAGCCGAGCAGGAGCCCTGGTCCTCGGGGGACGAGTGA